One region of Flavobacterium pisciphilum genomic DNA includes:
- a CDS encoding energy transducer TonB translates to MVIPIGLISRLLGKASDTFVNAPGSDKKKSIIVSVLLYGLIILLLFFIRFWPPANGLNELAGGGGGGGVTVNFGDSDLGSGANYKSEVLEVKNHAKQTPVKSTPEEAILSQENSTEESVVIPQKEKTKKPITVTKPDPKPVVEKPKVSNTTNDALSSILKGSNKGGDGDDKVAGNKGKSNGSLSSNGYYGTGGSGGGTGGGNGTGTGIGTGSGYGSGSGGGSGSGSGGGTGYSLGNRKALSKPAPNYTCNEVGKVVVEVSVDRNGRTISAIAGIKGTTNTARCLLDQAKIAAMNTKWDASSDAPEKQVGKIIYNFNLN, encoded by the coding sequence ATGGTAATCCCTATTGGCCTAATATCAAGACTACTAGGCAAAGCTAGCGACACGTTTGTAAATGCTCCTGGTTCTGATAAAAAGAAATCAATCATCGTTTCTGTGCTTTTGTATGGATTAATCATACTTCTTTTATTCTTCATTCGTTTTTGGCCACCTGCAAATGGTCTGAACGAATTAGCTGGAGGCGGAGGAGGCGGAGGCGTCACTGTAAACTTTGGAGATAGCGATTTAGGTTCTGGTGCAAATTACAAAAGTGAAGTATTGGAAGTAAAAAACCATGCTAAACAAACTCCTGTAAAATCAACACCGGAAGAGGCCATATTATCACAAGAAAATTCTACTGAAGAAAGTGTTGTTATACCCCAAAAAGAGAAAACTAAAAAGCCTATAACTGTTACAAAACCAGACCCAAAACCTGTAGTTGAGAAACCTAAAGTTTCCAATACTACAAATGATGCTTTATCGAGTATTTTAAAAGGTTCTAACAAAGGGGGTGATGGAGATGATAAAGTTGCAGGAAACAAAGGGAAATCAAACGGAAGCCTAAGCTCTAATGGGTATTATGGAACTGGTGGCTCTGGAGGAGGAACTGGTGGCGGAAACGGCACTGGAACTGGTATAGGAACAGGAAGTGGATATGGCTCTGGAAGTGGCGGCGGATCTGGAAGCGGTTCTGGCGGTGGAACAGGATACTCTCTTGGAAACAGAAAAGCATTATCCAAACCAGCTCCAAACTATACTTGCAATGAAGTTGGAAAAGTAGTTGTTGAAGTTTCTGTAGATAGAAACGGAAGAACAATAAGTGCAATTGCAGGAATTAAAGGAACTACAAACACTGCAAGATGCCTATTAGATCAAGCTAAAATAGCCGCAATGAATACAAAATGGGATGCAAGCAGTGATGCTCCTGAGAAACAAGTTGGTAAGATTATTTACAATTTCAATTTGAATTAA
- a CDS encoding ExbD/TolR family protein — MSIKRKRRFHAEVATSSLSDIMFFLLLFFLIISTLANPNVIKMTLPKAKANEKTNKQFISLSVTEDKKFYIDKQPVDFEELETTLMSKLGTDKEQTVIVRIPFNLQVQDLVDVLQIGVRNNLKFVIATSPK, encoded by the coding sequence ATGTCTATTAAAAGAAAAAGAAGATTTCATGCCGAGGTGGCAACTTCATCGCTAAGTGACATTATGTTTTTCTTGCTTTTGTTTTTCTTGATTATATCGACATTGGCGAATCCTAATGTTATAAAAATGACATTACCGAAAGCCAAAGCAAATGAAAAAACAAACAAACAATTTATAAGCTTATCGGTTACAGAAGATAAAAAATTCTACATCGATAAACAGCCAGTAGATTTTGAAGAGTTAGAAACGACTTTAATGTCAAAATTAGGTACAGATAAAGAACAAACAGTAATTGTAAGGATTCCGTTTAATCTACAGGTACAAGATTTGGTAGATGTGCTTCAAATAGGAGTGAGGAATAATCTTAAGTTTGTTATTGCAACAAGTCCTAAGTAA
- a CDS encoding MotA/TolQ/ExbB proton channel family protein has product MFSFIQLQADTIANAASNVVIEKIAPNTEISVLGFILKGGVFLIPIAILLFYTFYIIIERYLYISKASKIDNRLMMDVSVNLNSGNLDMARSLVERSETAAGNILKEGVLVIGRPIAEIESNMDRAADIEIGEMERRLGHLGLIAGIAPTLGFIGTISGVIKIFYSISVTENISIGNISGGLYEKMISSGSGLIVGIIAYSAYHLLNGKIDDFALKIQKQILEFVNIIQRS; this is encoded by the coding sequence ATGTTTAGCTTCATTCAATTACAAGCGGATACTATTGCAAACGCCGCATCTAACGTAGTTATCGAAAAAATTGCACCAAATACAGAGATTTCTGTTTTAGGATTTATTTTAAAAGGAGGGGTTTTTCTAATTCCAATTGCCATCTTATTATTTTATACTTTTTACATAATCATCGAACGTTATTTATACATAAGTAAAGCTTCTAAAATCGATAATCGATTGATGATGGATGTTAGCGTGAATCTAAATTCAGGTAATTTGGATATGGCTAGAAGTCTTGTAGAAAGAAGTGAAACAGCTGCAGGAAATATTCTTAAAGAAGGAGTACTTGTTATAGGTAGGCCAATTGCAGAAATTGAATCGAATATGGATCGTGCTGCCGATATAGAAATTGGTGAGATGGAAAGACGTCTTGGACACCTAGGTCTTATTGCTGGTATAGCACCAACCTTAGGTTTTATTGGAACTATTTCTGGAGTTATTAAAATATTTTATAGTATTTCGGTTACGGAGAATATTAGTATCGGTAATATTTCAGGAGGATTGTATGAAAAAATGATTAGTAGTGGTTCGGGATTAATTGTAGGTATTATTGCTTATAGTGCTTACCACCTTTTGAATGGTAAAATCGATGATTTTGCATTGAAAATTCAGAAGCAAATACTTGAATTTGTAAATATCATTCAAAGATCATAA
- a CDS encoding bifunctional folylpolyglutamate synthase/dihydrofolate synthase produces MNYQETTNWMFNQLPMYQLQGASAYKEDLTNIKLLASHLDNPENQLKCIHVAGTNGKGSTSHMLASILQEAGYKVGLYTSPHLKDFRERIKINGEEISEDFVCEFISKHKAFFEANDMSFFEMSVGLAFDYFANQKVDIAIIEVGLGGRLDATNIITPLISVITNIDLDHTQFLGTTPTAIAGEKAGIIKPNTPVVIGEYTPETQAVFLAKAKENYAPIYFASDLITEVFPSDLLGDYQQHNKKTVQQTIHILNSLNEFKVTDENLKAGLLKVTTNTGLQGRWQQLGENPKTICDTAHNKHGLAIVMNQIKKETFDNLHIVLGVVNDKDLNAILPLFPKEAHYYFCSPNSTRGLATSILQENAKKYDLIGETYSSVSDAFVAAKQKATKNDFIYVGGSTFVVAELPLSGESK; encoded by the coding sequence ATGAACTATCAAGAAACTACAAACTGGATGTTTAATCAACTCCCAATGTACCAATTACAGGGAGCTTCCGCTTACAAAGAAGATTTAACCAACATTAAGCTACTGGCTTCCCATCTTGATAATCCTGAAAATCAATTAAAATGCATTCATGTTGCTGGAACAAATGGTAAGGGTTCAACCTCGCATATGCTTGCTTCAATATTGCAAGAAGCAGGATACAAAGTTGGATTGTATACTTCACCACATTTAAAAGACTTTCGTGAACGTATTAAAATTAATGGTGAAGAAATTTCAGAAGATTTTGTATGCGAATTTATAAGTAAGCACAAAGCTTTTTTTGAGGCCAACGACATGAGTTTTTTCGAAATGTCAGTGGGCTTAGCCTTTGATTATTTTGCCAATCAAAAAGTAGATATTGCCATCATAGAAGTTGGCTTAGGCGGAAGATTAGACGCTACCAACATTATTACTCCGTTAATTTCAGTAATTACCAATATAGATTTAGATCATACTCAATTTTTAGGAACAACTCCTACAGCAATTGCTGGTGAAAAAGCAGGAATAATAAAACCAAACACGCCTGTTGTAATTGGAGAATATACTCCCGAAACACAGGCTGTCTTTTTAGCAAAAGCAAAAGAAAACTATGCCCCTATTTATTTCGCTTCTGATTTAATTACCGAAGTTTTTCCTTCTGACTTATTAGGAGATTACCAACAACATAATAAAAAAACAGTACAGCAAACCATTCATATTTTGAATTCTCTAAACGAGTTTAAAGTAACTGATGAAAACCTTAAAGCTGGTTTATTAAAAGTGACAACCAATACTGGTCTACAAGGAAGATGGCAACAACTTGGTGAAAACCCAAAAACAATTTGTGATACGGCCCACAACAAACACGGCTTGGCAATTGTCATGAATCAGATTAAAAAAGAAACTTTTGACAATTTGCACATAGTTCTAGGTGTCGTAAATGACAAAGATCTAAATGCCATCTTACCATTATTTCCTAAAGAAGCACACTACTATTTCTGTAGCCCTAACTCTACTCGTGGTTTAGCCACTTCTATTTTACAAGAGAATGCAAAAAAATACGATTTAATAGGCGAAACATACAGCTCAGTTTCTGATGCTTTCGTAGCGGCAAAGCAAAAAGCAACTAAAAACGACTTCATTTATGTAGGTGGAAGCACGTTTGTAGTAGCAGAACTGCCATTGTCTGGTGAATCAAAATAA
- a CDS encoding SHOCT domain-containing protein, producing MGFLNALKDSLSHPRFVEKYEMGFPTISGEKQVIIQFRENEVEFKILNGFSSIKKTIKPDDIVEIGLNEETFRSAGKAATGAIIGGVLTGGIGLLAGAAIGGKRRKEGQLKLIILDEGIERDISLQQSKNIPKVYLEFKRLLSQQTIKPDSKESETLNSTAKSNMVEDLEKLHNLLEKGILTQEEFNDQKRKMLQ from the coding sequence ATGGGATTTTTAAATGCATTAAAAGATTCTCTCTCGCATCCAAGATTTGTAGAAAAATATGAAATGGGATTTCCTACTATTAGCGGAGAAAAACAAGTTATAATTCAATTTAGAGAAAACGAAGTTGAATTTAAAATACTGAATGGCTTTTCTTCAATAAAAAAAACAATTAAACCTGACGATATAGTAGAAATCGGACTTAATGAAGAAACCTTTAGATCAGCTGGAAAAGCAGCAACTGGAGCTATTATTGGTGGTGTTTTAACTGGCGGAATTGGTTTATTGGCTGGCGCTGCAATTGGTGGAAAAAGAAGAAAAGAAGGACAGCTAAAATTAATCATCCTAGATGAGGGCATTGAACGCGATATTTCTCTACAACAAAGTAAAAACATACCAAAAGTATATTTAGAATTTAAACGATTACTGAGCCAACAAACAATCAAACCAGACTCAAAAGAGTCAGAAACTTTAAATAGCACAGCTAAATCAAATATGGTTGAAGATTTAGAAAAATTACATAATTTACTTGAAAAAGGAATTTTAACTCAAGAAGAATTCAATGACCAAAAAAGAAAAATGCTACAATAA
- a CDS encoding GNAT family N-acetyltransferase: MIIREAKVEDIKEIQIVRNSVTENTLSDPGLVTDEDCKDFIITRGKGWVCEVNNEVVGFSIVDMKDNNIWALFLKPEFEKKGIGKQLHDIMLGWYFEQTKINVWLGTSPNTRAELFYRKMGWTEIGKHGKNEIKFEMTYKDWSK; this comes from the coding sequence ATGATTATTAGGGAAGCAAAAGTCGAGGATATAAAAGAAATTCAGATAGTAAGAAACTCAGTGACAGAAAATACTTTGTCTGATCCAGGATTGGTAACAGATGAAGACTGCAAGGATTTTATAATAACAAGAGGAAAAGGTTGGGTTTGTGAAGTTAATAATGAAGTTGTTGGTTTCTCGATTGTAGATATGAAAGACAATAATATTTGGGCATTATTTTTAAAGCCAGAATTTGAAAAAAAGGGAATTGGAAAGCAACTTCATGACATTATGCTTGGCTGGTATTTTGAGCAAACAAAAATTAATGTTTGGTTGGGAACTTCTCCTAATACTAGAGCTGAGTTGTTTTATAGAAAAATGGGTTGGACTGAAATTGGTAAACATGGGAAGAACGAAATCAAGTTTGAAATGACCTATAAAGATTGGTCGAAGTAA
- a CDS encoding HAMP domain-containing sensor histidine kinase produces MRLIFILVGIEITILVFKKDLIFTAIFSLFIVFLLIREMYFYVKNFVLLYNKTIASILQDDFSSDFSKHRFNRNYDDLFNLYDTLKIKQKEEVSRDIVYRSILNNIETGIFILQKEGDDWDIFLMNDYFSEYFDVPKISKWKYLKNHLPALCGVIEEQDFQEIKTSIEIRVNQENVQTFVMQTSRTEICGLDYFIVLLDSIQNVVEKKEKEAWVNLMKVISHELLNSITPIRSISQNLQELVEQDSISSDDIEDIKNGVGTMLRRSDLLQKFVEGYRKLAMLPSPQKEKIDLKQLIDYCLQIMNPLFKEREVEVVNTIVFNYWLFVDQQQMEQVLINLLTNSMHALENTSNKQISIAAEIRENRIFIKITDNGSGIDEEIANKVFLPFFTTRNEGAGIGLTLSKSIIEAHGGYLDFKNQDDKTTFVICLLEG; encoded by the coding sequence TTGAGATTGATTTTTATATTGGTAGGTATTGAAATTACCATTTTAGTTTTTAAAAAGGATTTGATTTTTACTGCTATATTTAGTCTGTTTATTGTTTTCTTGCTTATTCGCGAAATGTATTTCTATGTTAAGAATTTCGTTTTGCTTTATAATAAAACCATAGCTTCGATATTGCAAGATGATTTTTCTTCGGATTTTTCGAAGCATAGATTTAATAGAAATTATGATGATTTATTTAATTTATACGATACGCTAAAGATTAAGCAGAAAGAAGAAGTTTCCAGGGATATTGTTTATCGTTCTATATTGAATAATATTGAAACAGGAATTTTCATTTTGCAAAAGGAAGGTGATGATTGGGATATTTTTTTAATGAATGATTATTTTTCTGAATATTTTGATGTTCCAAAAATTTCCAAATGGAAGTATTTAAAAAACCACCTACCCGCTTTATGTGGTGTTATTGAAGAGCAAGATTTTCAGGAAATTAAAACATCGATAGAAATACGTGTAAATCAAGAAAATGTGCAAACATTTGTCATGCAAACATCTAGAACGGAGATTTGTGGTTTAGATTATTTTATTGTTTTGCTAGATTCAATTCAAAATGTGGTTGAGAAAAAAGAGAAAGAAGCTTGGGTGAACTTAATGAAAGTGATCTCTCATGAGTTGTTAAATTCAATAACGCCTATTCGTTCTATTTCACAAAATTTACAGGAATTGGTTGAGCAGGATTCGATTTCATCAGATGATATAGAAGATATTAAAAACGGTGTTGGAACAATGCTAAGGCGAAGTGATCTATTGCAGAAGTTTGTAGAAGGATATCGAAAACTAGCAATGTTGCCTTCTCCTCAAAAAGAGAAAATTGACTTGAAGCAACTTATTGATTATTGTCTTCAAATCATGAACCCATTATTCAAAGAAAGAGAAGTTGAAGTTGTAAACACAATAGTATTTAATTATTGGTTGTTTGTGGATCAGCAACAAATGGAGCAAGTGTTGATTAATCTTTTGACCAATAGTATGCATGCTTTGGAAAATACTTCAAATAAGCAAATTTCAATTGCTGCTGAAATTAGAGAAAATAGAATCTTTATAAAGATTACCGATAATGGAAGCGGAATTGATGAAGAAATAGCGAACAAAGTATTTTTACCATTTTTCACTACACGAAATGAAGGAGCAGGAATTGGGCTGACACTTTCCAAAAGTATTATTGAGGCTCATGGCGGTTATCTAGATTTTAAGAATCAAGATGATAAAACTACTTTTGTGATTTGTTTACTAGAGGGTTAA
- a CDS encoding sigma-54-dependent transcriptional regulator: MKKTNASILIIDDQEDILFASKLYLKKYFENIYTLNNPKNIVELLAKNSIDVVLLDMNYRIGFEDGREGLYLLKEIKTLSPKTVVILMTAFGKVETAVEGLKSGAFDYILKPWENKKLLESVKQAVDKSRKEQRRIKDVVIEDDFFVGNSEIIKKAYSLADKVAKTDANVLILGENGTGKFVLAHHIYSQSERKNNPFIAVDLGSLNSNIFESELFGYAQGAFTDAKTDTPGRFEMAQNGTIFLDEIGNVPLHLQSKLLQVIQTKTITRLGETKARPLNVRIITATNLNLKLEVEDKNFREDLYYRINTMEIVLPPLRERNEDKIPLAEYLLEKISTKYGREAIAFDKKVFEQIERHAWKGNIREMENKIERAVILCENNRITVSDLDLDKITVYDENPDDIQLSTVEKATVEKALLKNNNNISKTAEELGLSRGSLYRRLEKYNISIN; encoded by the coding sequence ATGAAAAAGACAAATGCTTCAATATTAATCATAGACGATCAAGAAGATATCCTTTTTGCGTCAAAATTGTACCTGAAAAAGTATTTCGAGAACATTTATACGCTCAATAATCCAAAAAATATTGTCGAATTATTAGCAAAAAATAGTATTGATGTTGTTTTGCTTGATATGAATTATCGGATAGGTTTTGAGGATGGAAGAGAAGGGTTGTATTTGCTAAAAGAAATAAAAACGCTTTCGCCAAAAACGGTGGTTATTTTAATGACTGCTTTTGGTAAAGTGGAAACTGCTGTTGAAGGATTGAAATCTGGGGCTTTTGATTATATTTTAAAACCGTGGGAGAATAAAAAATTGCTAGAATCTGTAAAACAAGCCGTTGATAAAAGCCGAAAAGAGCAAAGAAGAATTAAAGATGTTGTTATTGAAGATGATTTTTTTGTAGGCAACTCAGAGATTATAAAAAAGGCTTATTCTTTAGCTGATAAAGTGGCTAAAACCGATGCTAATGTTCTGATACTTGGTGAAAACGGTACAGGAAAGTTTGTCTTAGCACATCATATTTATTCTCAATCAGAAAGAAAAAATAATCCTTTCATTGCGGTTGACTTAGGATCGTTAAATTCCAATATTTTTGAAAGTGAGTTATTTGGTTATGCGCAAGGAGCTTTCACTGATGCCAAAACAGATACTCCAGGCCGTTTTGAAATGGCTCAAAATGGAACAATTTTTTTGGATGAAATAGGAAATGTGCCTTTGCATTTGCAGTCCAAACTCTTGCAAGTCATTCAGACAAAAACGATAACGAGATTGGGAGAAACAAAAGCGAGACCTCTTAATGTGCGAATCATTACTGCGACCAATTTAAACCTGAAGCTAGAAGTTGAAGATAAAAATTTTAGAGAAGATTTATATTATCGTATCAATACAATGGAGATTGTTTTGCCGCCATTGCGTGAACGAAACGAAGATAAGATTCCACTAGCTGAATATTTACTAGAAAAAATAAGCACAAAATACGGAAGAGAGGCTATTGCTTTTGATAAAAAAGTATTTGAACAAATTGAAAGACATGCCTGGAAAGGTAATATCCGAGAAATGGAGAATAAGATAGAACGTGCAGTTATCCTTTGTGAAAATAATCGCATTACCGTTTCGGATTTAGATCTTGATAAGATAACTGTATATGATGAGAATCCAGATGATATTCAGCTTTCGACAGTAGAGAAGGCTACGGTAGAGAAAGCATTGCTTAAAAACAATAATAATATCAGTAAGACAGCTGAAGAGCTTGGATTGTCAAGAGGCTCGTTGTATCGACGTTTAGAGAAATATAATATTAGCATTAATTAA
- a CDS encoding ABC transporter ATP-binding protein — MIIIKKLSKIFRTEELETNALSEISLTINQGDFVSIMGPSGSGKSTLLNIVGLLDSASSGSYLLLDQEMVGLKEKLRSKARKENIGFIFQNFNLIDEISVYDNIELPLIYNNVPAAERKTKVNEIANKLNITHRLKHYPQQLSGGQQQRVAVARALINNPKIILADEPTGNLDSKNGNEVMELLTDLHANGATILMVTHSDYDASYSQKTILMRDGIILSEKINNRNVDVFVANSKKLTSC; from the coding sequence ATGATTATTATTAAAAAGCTTTCAAAAATATTTAGAACCGAAGAATTAGAAACCAACGCATTAAGTGAAATATCATTAACCATCAACCAAGGTGATTTTGTCTCAATCATGGGACCATCCGGAAGTGGAAAATCGACTTTATTAAACATTGTTGGATTACTAGACAGCGCTTCTAGCGGAAGTTATCTACTACTTGATCAAGAAATGGTTGGTCTAAAAGAAAAACTAAGATCAAAAGCAAGAAAAGAGAACATTGGTTTCATTTTTCAAAACTTTAATTTAATCGATGAAATATCAGTTTATGACAATATCGAATTACCATTAATTTACAACAACGTTCCTGCAGCCGAAAGAAAAACAAAAGTGAATGAAATTGCCAATAAATTAAATATCACACATCGCCTAAAACATTACCCTCAACAACTATCTGGCGGCCAGCAACAACGTGTTGCTGTTGCAAGAGCCTTAATTAACAATCCCAAAATAATCCTTGCCGACGAACCTACAGGAAATCTAGATAGCAAAAATGGAAATGAGGTAATGGAACTACTTACCGATTTACATGCCAATGGTGCAACAATCTTAATGGTAACTCACTCTGATTATGACGCTTCTTATTCTCAAAAAACAATTTTGATGAGAGACGGAATTATACTTTCAGAAAAAATAAACAATAGGAATGTTGATGTATTTGTAGCAAACTCTAAAAAACTAACATCATGCTAA
- a CDS encoding ABC transporter permease — protein MLKNWINIFIYHIKDNKFFTALNVLGLSIGIAGLIFAILYWNNEHSYDQWNPNKDKIYSVMNDIGEGNIWSVNPATSAPILKMISPALESYCYTQVEYYKETITYKEKRELIDNIYTAQSTFFTFFPYEFIHGNGKTALKDRNSIALSKETASRLFGNENPMNKQVKYLDKIFIVRGVYRLNQKSSVMPALVTTIIEEDLEKNKDKWSYNFGLILKLKKQSDTTSIIKDLNTIFIDKCLKVQANQEGLSVENYIKKYGDPVKSSLLSLPNTRLHRGNDPFPEGSGNLQFLRILMGLSILILLLSIVNYINLATANAVKRAKEVGIRKIVGAGKLQIITQFVFETALITLFSLLLALVIVELSLPYYNSFLSKDLILEGSQFYIQLVLIFIIVIIVAGVLPAIYVSNFEPLKVLKGNFSRSKNGIWLRNGMLVLQFTIATFFIIGSFIVYQQVKFMTEKDLGFNGAQVIDVIFKVKEGRNQYDRYKVIKQQALKIKGVEAVSAGLFSIGSDENSWDNFSYKNSKGILIQRMGIDFGILDILGIKIVKGRDLSNQFSSDTISNVLLNETAAKIIQENNPIDKVINWRGKNYKVVGIVKDFNYFGLENRISPMIFMHLTTSVVRKENLHNISFKIAPQNMSKTIADLDKFWRTKVDGEYPFEYNFVDKNFARKYTIYKNQSLLFSLLNIIVILIAVFGLFALASFSMERRLREIAIRKTLGAETSLLLKELSKQYVLFCVIGFLIGIIPAYFLLKKWLENFAFRIDIPILPFIIAFISLLLLTLTIVLAKAYQVTKVDILKYLKYE, from the coding sequence ATGCTAAAAAACTGGATCAACATATTTATCTACCACATCAAAGACAACAAGTTCTTTACTGCTTTGAATGTTTTAGGATTGAGCATTGGGATTGCTGGGCTAATTTTTGCCATATTATATTGGAATAACGAGCATTCTTACGACCAATGGAATCCCAACAAGGATAAGATATATTCGGTTATGAATGATATTGGAGAAGGAAACATCTGGTCAGTAAATCCAGCAACCAGCGCACCAATACTAAAAATGATTTCTCCAGCTTTAGAAAGTTATTGCTACACTCAAGTTGAATATTATAAAGAAACCATTACTTATAAAGAGAAACGGGAATTAATCGACAACATTTACACTGCACAAAGCACCTTTTTTACTTTCTTCCCTTACGAATTTATTCATGGCAATGGAAAAACAGCTCTTAAGGATCGCAACAGCATTGCGCTATCTAAAGAAACTGCTTCTCGATTATTTGGGAATGAAAACCCCATGAACAAACAAGTAAAGTATTTAGACAAAATATTTATCGTAAGAGGTGTATATCGATTAAACCAAAAATCTTCTGTAATGCCTGCTCTAGTAACCACTATAATCGAGGAGGATTTAGAAAAGAATAAAGATAAATGGAGTTATAATTTTGGATTAATTCTTAAGCTAAAGAAGCAAAGTGACACCACGTCTATCATCAAAGACTTAAATACCATCTTTATAGATAAGTGTTTAAAAGTACAAGCAAATCAAGAAGGCTTATCTGTTGAAAATTATATCAAAAAGTATGGCGATCCGGTTAAATCAAGTTTACTTTCGTTACCCAACACCAGACTACACAGAGGAAACGACCCTTTTCCTGAGGGGAGTGGAAATTTACAATTCTTAAGAATATTGATGGGATTATCCATTCTGATCTTATTACTATCAATCGTAAATTATATCAATTTAGCCACAGCCAATGCAGTAAAGAGAGCTAAGGAAGTAGGAATAAGAAAGATTGTTGGCGCAGGAAAATTACAAATCATAACTCAATTTGTATTTGAAACAGCATTAATCACTCTATTTTCTCTTTTATTAGCATTAGTGATCGTAGAACTCTCCTTACCTTATTATAATTCTTTCTTAAGCAAAGACCTTATACTCGAAGGGTCACAATTTTATATTCAGCTCGTACTAATCTTTATAATTGTAATTATTGTTGCTGGAGTTTTACCTGCAATATATGTATCTAATTTTGAACCTTTAAAAGTTTTAAAAGGAAATTTCTCCCGCAGTAAAAACGGAATATGGCTACGAAATGGCATGCTAGTCTTACAATTTACCATTGCTACATTTTTTATTATTGGTTCATTTATAGTTTATCAACAAGTAAAATTTATGACCGAGAAGGATTTAGGTTTTAATGGTGCACAAGTTATAGATGTAATCTTTAAAGTCAAAGAAGGCAGAAACCAATATGATAGATACAAAGTTATAAAACAACAGGCATTAAAAATTAAGGGCGTGGAAGCTGTTTCAGCAGGGTTGTTTTCTATTGGCAGTGATGAAAATTCTTGGGATAATTTTTCTTATAAAAACAGCAAAGGAATTTTAATTCAGCGCATGGGAATTGATTTTGGAATACTAGATATTCTAGGAATCAAAATAGTAAAAGGAAGAGATTTAAGTAATCAATTTTCTTCGGATACAATTTCAAATGTTTTATTAAATGAAACTGCTGCTAAAATAATACAAGAAAACAACCCAATAGATAAAGTAATTAATTGGAGAGGAAAAAACTACAAAGTGGTAGGTATCGTAAAGGATTTCAATTATTTTGGACTCGAGAATAGAATAAGCCCAATGATTTTTATGCATTTAACAACAAGTGTTGTAAGAAAAGAAAACTTACATAATATTTCCTTTAAAATTGCTCCACAAAACATGTCCAAAACCATTGCCGATCTTGATAAATTTTGGAGAACAAAAGTAGACGGGGAATATCCATTTGAATATAATTTTGTAGATAAGAATTTTGCCAGAAAGTACACCATCTATAAAAACCAAAGTCTTTTATTCTCTTTGCTAAATATCATTGTTATTCTTATCGCTGTGTTTGGATTATTTGCTTTGGCTTCTTTCTCCATGGAACGAAGATTGCGTGAAATTGCAATTAGAAAAACACTCGGTGCAGAAACCTCTCTCTTGTTAAAAGAATTATCCAAACAATATGTTCTTTTTTGCGTAATCGGTTTTCTAATTGGAATTATTCCTGCCTATTTTTTATTGAAAAAATGGCTTGAAAATTTTGCTTTCCGCATTGACATTCCGATTCTGCCATTTATAATTGCCTTTATCTCATTATTACTTTTGACACTAACAATAGTTCTTGCCAAAGCCTATCAAGTAACAAAAGTTGATATTTTAAAATATTTAAAGTACGAATAA